In Natrinema amylolyticum, the following are encoded in one genomic region:
- the rimI gene encoding ribosomal protein S18-alanine N-acetyltransferase — MTTPAPEDGEEVTVRPAERADLLAVVRIENESFSQPWPYDAFERFLGEPGFLVAEADGEIAGYVVADVTQQIGRALGHVKDIAVHPDYRGDGIGSTLLSRSLGVLAAHGAGTVKLEVRRSNDGAKRLYREFDFDPLRRVPEYYANGEDAIVMIRKLG, encoded by the coding sequence GTGACAACGCCCGCGCCGGAGGACGGTGAGGAAGTGACGGTCCGACCCGCGGAGCGTGCGGATCTGCTCGCGGTCGTTCGCATCGAGAATGAATCGTTTTCGCAGCCTTGGCCCTACGACGCGTTCGAGCGGTTTCTCGGCGAGCCGGGCTTTCTCGTCGCCGAAGCCGACGGCGAGATCGCCGGGTACGTCGTCGCTGACGTGACCCAGCAGATCGGCCGCGCGCTCGGCCACGTCAAGGATATCGCCGTCCACCCGGACTACCGCGGCGACGGAATCGGGTCGACGCTCCTCTCCCGATCGCTCGGCGTGCTCGCTGCCCACGGTGCGGGGACGGTCAAACTCGAGGTGCGACGCTCGAACGACGGGGCGAAACGGCTCTATCGGGAGTTCGATTTCGATCCGCTCCGTCGGGTACCGGAGTA
- a CDS encoding ferritin-like domain-containing protein, which translates to MSMDTIQDLFEHGLEDIYHAEHQLLDALEELEGNTERDEISQAFSSHREETQDQIDRLEEVFDMFGEPPEKEECEGIEGLLEEYEEFTSMDPAQDVMDYHNMAAAEKTEHYEIAAYGNLIPLADQLGMDEAADLLEENLREEQGALEELTELTEDFEMDAIPAE; encoded by the coding sequence ATGAGTATGGACACGATTCAGGATCTGTTCGAGCACGGCCTCGAAGACATCTATCACGCGGAGCATCAGCTTCTCGACGCGCTCGAGGAACTCGAGGGGAACACCGAGCGCGACGAAATCTCACAGGCGTTTTCGTCGCACCGCGAGGAGACCCAGGACCAGATCGATCGGCTCGAGGAGGTCTTCGACATGTTCGGCGAGCCGCCGGAGAAAGAGGAGTGCGAGGGGATCGAAGGGCTCCTCGAGGAGTACGAGGAGTTCACGTCGATGGATCCCGCCCAGGACGTCATGGACTACCACAACATGGCGGCCGCCGAGAAGACCGAACACTACGAGATCGCGGCCTACGGGAACTTGATCCCGCTCGCGGACCAGCTCGGGATGGACGAGGCGGCCGATCTCCTCGAGGAGAACCTCCGGGAGGAGCAAGGCGCCCTCGAGGAGCTGACGGAACTGACCGAAGACTTCGAGATGGACGCGATCCCGGCGGAGTGA
- a CDS encoding DUF6360 family protein, giving the protein MSDRLMTVNAYTTLDYVEGKAIGETFEWESVAVVNATADREDPDAIRLELELDNLSEEHVPKHMEKLELTPTQARALAADLEKHADRVEDAAE; this is encoded by the coding sequence ATGTCCGATCGACTGATGACGGTCAACGCGTACACGACGCTGGATTACGTCGAGGGGAAGGCGATAGGCGAGACGTTCGAGTGGGAATCCGTCGCCGTCGTGAACGCGACGGCCGACCGCGAGGATCCCGATGCGATTCGCCTCGAGCTCGAACTCGACAATCTCTCCGAGGAACACGTGCCGAAACACATGGAGAAACTCGAGTTGACGCCGACGCAGGCGCGTGCGCTCGCCGCGGATCTCGAGAAACACGCCGACCGCGTCGAAGACGCGGCGGAGTAG